AACCTATCTAAATCAGAAATTTGAGGCTATTGAAGAAGCTCAGCTGCTTTTTTAAGACCACACTTCATTAATATCTCTAAAACTTCTTCTTTTGTTTTTTTGGGATTTTTAAGGTTTAAAACCTGTTTTTTGAAAGCAGATTTCACTAATGCTGTATCTTCCTATAAAATCTGAACAATAAAATCATCAGGGTGAATAACTTTTACAGGATATTTTAAAATACTTTTGGAAGGAAAATCCTTTAAATTAAAAGTTAACAGAAAATTGGCTCCACTATACAGAGCGGCTGCTAAAACATGGCGGTCATCTTTATCTGGAAGTTCCAAAGCATCAATTAATTCTCCATAATCATTTACATCAGCTTCGGGAAAAGCAAGATTCATAGCACTTATGGCTTTCTCCAAACTGGTTTTATTTAACTCAGGTCTGTTTTTAAGAAGATTTCTTACCCATTCTTCGTGAATAGCCGA
This region of Chryseobacterium vaccae genomic DNA includes:
- a CDS encoding PIN domain-containing protein codes for the protein MNKTIALLDANVLYPAPVRDILLYIASEGGFEPKWTSAIHEEWVRNLLKNRPELNKTSLEKAISAMNLAFPEADVNDYGELIDALELPDKDDRHVLAAALYSGANFLLTFNLKDFPSKSILKYPVKVIHPDDFIVQIL